The Novipirellula caenicola genome contains a region encoding:
- a CDS encoding STAS domain-containing protein gives MSNLGSGPVNHPIQKHLDRSVDKGLEQTISCSTQQLNSLKTARKFSQELVRWMRCQTESEDRSSQSVQTLKLDLGGVDRLSSVGVNELIEINRKARKLGVKLILTEVGETVQEVFAVTRLERMFHVVGASAS, from the coding sequence ATGAGCAATCTAGGAAGCGGCCCCGTTAATCACCCCATCCAAAAACATCTTGATCGATCGGTAGATAAAGGTCTCGAACAGACCATCAGCTGTTCAACTCAGCAACTTAATTCGCTGAAAACCGCGAGAAAGTTCTCGCAAGAGCTCGTCCGTTGGATGCGATGCCAAACCGAATCCGAGGATCGATCCTCGCAATCGGTACAAACGCTGAAGCTAGACTTAGGGGGTGTTGACCGGCTCAGCAGCGTGGGCGTCAACGAGTTGATCGAGATCAACCGCAAGGCACGCAAACTAGGTGTCAAGTTGATCCTGACCGAGGTCGGAGAAACGGTTCAAGAGGTCTTTGCGGTGACGCGGCTTGAGCGAATGTTTCACGTCGTGGGTGCTTCTGCGTCCTAG
- a CDS encoding Gfo/Idh/MocA family oxidoreductase, translating into MNDRRLFLKSTAAAAAFTATATKTLTASDATPSETVSLGIMGVNGRGRAITSGMMALPNTRIDYICDVDSRAADRTAELVASKQGQRPKIVTDFRHVLDDKNVDALVVAAPNHWHAPATILGCDAGKHVYVEKPCSGTAAEGEWALAAARRNNRVVQMGTQRRSWPALIEAVKKIHAGEIGQTLYARTWYNNRRGSIGKGKPAPTPDWLDWDLWQGPAPRREFKDNLVHYNWHWHWHWGNGEMGNNGVHGLDVARWALGLTFPTRVTAGGGKYRHDDDQETPDTMMATFDFPEGKTITWEGLSWSPLGPHDTGFGISIHGTEGSVVMRGAGYTVYDMKGREVSTNSGPAGDPDHFTDFLTAVRSPRRTNADIEEAHRSTLLCHLGNIAFRTGSVLQTNPTNGHIENNAEANKLWSREYAKGWEPRQA; encoded by the coding sequence ATGAATGATCGACGTCTATTTCTAAAGTCCACCGCTGCGGCCGCGGCGTTCACGGCAACCGCGACCAAGACACTGACGGCAAGCGACGCGACGCCCAGTGAGACCGTTTCGCTGGGCATCATGGGGGTCAACGGCCGCGGCCGTGCGATCACCTCTGGCATGATGGCTCTTCCCAACACTCGCATCGACTACATTTGTGATGTCGATTCGCGTGCTGCCGATCGCACCGCGGAACTGGTGGCATCCAAGCAGGGGCAACGCCCCAAAATCGTCACTGATTTCCGCCATGTGCTGGATGATAAAAACGTCGATGCGTTGGTGGTGGCGGCTCCGAACCACTGGCACGCTCCGGCGACCATTCTCGGGTGTGACGCGGGGAAACACGTCTACGTGGAAAAACCTTGCAGCGGCACCGCGGCCGAAGGCGAATGGGCGCTGGCCGCGGCCCGACGCAACAATCGTGTAGTGCAAATGGGGACCCAGCGTCGTAGTTGGCCGGCACTGATCGAAGCGGTCAAGAAGATCCATGCCGGCGAAATCGGTCAAACCCTATACGCTCGCACTTGGTACAACAATCGGCGAGGTTCGATTGGCAAGGGCAAACCAGCGCCAACGCCCGATTGGCTCGATTGGGATTTGTGGCAAGGGCCTGCGCCACGCCGTGAATTCAAAGACAACCTGGTCCATTACAATTGGCACTGGCATTGGCACTGGGGGAACGGCGAAATGGGCAATAACGGCGTGCACGGCTTGGACGTCGCTCGCTGGGCTCTAGGGCTGACCTTTCCAACGCGAGTCACCGCGGGTGGCGGAAAATATCGTCACGATGACGACCAAGAAACGCCCGACACGATGATGGCCACGTTTGATTTCCCCGAAGGCAAAACGATCACGTGGGAAGGGCTCAGTTGGTCGCCGCTCGGACCGCATGATACCGGGTTTGGCATCAGCATTCATGGCACCGAAGGATCGGTGGTGATGCGGGGCGCCGGCTATACGGTTTACGACATGAAGGGCCGAGAGGTTTCAACCAATTCGGGACCCGCTGGTGACCCCGATCACTTTACTGATTTTTTGACCGCCGTTCGCTCACCACGGCGAACAAACGCGGACATTGAGGAAGCGCATCGCAGCACGCTGTTGTGTCATTTGGGCAACATTGCCTTCCGCACCGGATCCGTCCTGCAAACCAACCCAACCAACGGTCACATCGAAAACAACGCCGAAGCCAACAAGCTTTGGAGCCGTGAATACGCCAAAGGCTGGGAGCCTCGCCAAGCGTAA
- a CDS encoding PDZ domain-containing protein, whose protein sequence is MFQFKRIAKRLVIAIVVAGVLPTASPQPVWGDDPASRAAVRPVEPIKAEVPVKAEAPVKRADSAKPAEPVKRPTQMEGTLPPPRATRGKPAQPSLPSVKPAAAPSRQSNAPQAERPRLGLNVNAEQAVINTVYPDSGAAAAGVRPGGRIVAIDGQPVRNVEDLKRVLRDRTSLDTVILQVDYRASAASRVGQPRTPSIKTFRVPLGKPKVIYLELPAPAKEK, encoded by the coding sequence ATGTTTCAATTCAAACGTATTGCGAAGAGGCTTGTCATCGCCATTGTGGTTGCCGGTGTTTTGCCTACCGCGAGCCCGCAACCAGTATGGGGCGACGATCCAGCCAGTCGTGCTGCGGTCAGGCCTGTCGAGCCCATCAAAGCCGAAGTGCCCGTCAAAGCCGAAGCGCCCGTCAAACGAGCCGACTCAGCTAAACCAGCCGAGCCGGTTAAACGACCCACGCAAATGGAGGGGACATTGCCTCCGCCGCGAGCGACTCGGGGCAAGCCGGCTCAACCAAGTTTGCCCAGCGTAAAACCAGCGGCAGCGCCGTCACGCCAATCCAACGCGCCCCAAGCAGAGCGTCCTCGACTCGGATTGAATGTGAATGCCGAGCAGGCTGTCATCAATACGGTTTATCCTGACAGCGGAGCCGCGGCAGCGGGGGTGCGGCCGGGGGGCCGGATCGTCGCGATTGATGGGCAGCCAGTCCGCAACGTCGAAGATCTAAAACGCGTCCTTCGCGATCGGACGTCACTCGATACGGTGATTCTGCAAGTGGATTACCGGGCTTCCGCTGCCTCGCGTGTCGGCCAGCCGCGGACGCCGTCGATCAAAACGTTTCGTGTCCCGCTGGGGAAACCGAAGGTCATTTATCTGGAACTGCCTGCGCCAGCGAAGGAAAAGTGA
- a CDS encoding SulP family inorganic anion transporter — MLNFFRSRTATAKDDLLSGLTVALALVPEAIAFAFVAGVSPIIGLYSAFFIGLITAAFGGRPGMISGATGAMAVVVVGLVATQGIEYLFPTVVLCGLIQIAIGTARLGKLIRLVPHPVMLGFVNGLAIVIFMAQFGSFQTLDRASGHLTLLSGMPLVVMLVLVAITMGIIWLLPKLTKAVPSSLAAILTVTLLSVGINHTMTSDSGSGENVVATVGDMLNTQAKAKAIAASRAKAEEIANDETKPLDVSTVGITSDGKNRVDSVNAVTAAANAEAALADGEGEATASISGGLPRLFFLDYKLPPMNFETLWIIFPFAITLAGVGLIESLMTLTLIDEITETRGRGNRECIGQGAANVVCGLFGGMGGCAMIGQSLINVNSGGRGRLSGITAAVCLLMFILFLSPWIEQIPMAALVGVMFMVVIGTFEWASLKMFHRMPTSDVAVMVLVAGYTVVMHDLATAVILGVIVSAVVFAWKHAANLGADISINEAGGKIYQLHGPLFFASVSSFKDLFDPANDPDDVVIDFYYTRVYDQSGLEAINTLAEKYESLGKRLHLTHLSAECRSLLDRAGDFVEVNLSEDPQYHVATDRLG; from the coding sequence ATGCTAAACTTTTTCCGCTCACGAACCGCGACGGCCAAGGATGACTTGCTTTCGGGTTTGACTGTTGCTCTTGCCCTTGTTCCCGAGGCGATTGCGTTTGCATTTGTCGCGGGTGTCTCTCCGATCATCGGACTCTACTCGGCATTCTTCATCGGCTTGATCACCGCAGCCTTCGGCGGACGTCCCGGAATGATTTCGGGTGCGACGGGCGCGATGGCAGTGGTCGTCGTCGGGTTGGTGGCAACCCAAGGGATTGAATATTTGTTTCCGACGGTGGTGTTGTGCGGGCTAATCCAAATCGCGATCGGAACCGCTCGGCTAGGTAAATTGATTCGCTTGGTTCCGCATCCGGTCATGCTGGGGTTCGTCAACGGATTGGCAATCGTCATTTTCATGGCCCAATTCGGCAGTTTTCAAACCTTGGATCGAGCCAGCGGGCACTTGACCCTGTTAAGCGGTATGCCGTTGGTCGTGATGCTGGTTTTGGTGGCGATCACGATGGGCATCATTTGGCTGTTGCCCAAGTTGACCAAGGCAGTGCCGTCATCGCTGGCGGCAATTTTAACCGTCACGTTGTTGTCGGTAGGGATCAACCACACAATGACGTCGGACTCGGGTTCCGGCGAAAACGTCGTGGCGACCGTTGGTGACATGCTGAACACGCAAGCGAAAGCCAAAGCGATCGCGGCCAGCCGAGCGAAGGCCGAAGAGATCGCCAACGACGAAACCAAACCGCTTGACGTTTCAACCGTGGGCATCACGTCGGATGGAAAAAATCGCGTCGATTCTGTGAACGCGGTCACTGCCGCTGCCAACGCCGAAGCGGCCCTGGCAGACGGTGAAGGCGAAGCGACTGCGTCAATCAGTGGCGGGCTGCCTCGCTTGTTCTTTCTTGACTACAAATTGCCTCCGATGAATTTCGAGACACTTTGGATCATCTTTCCGTTCGCGATCACGCTCGCTGGCGTGGGGCTGATCGAATCCTTGATGACGCTGACGTTGATCGACGAGATTACCGAGACGCGTGGACGTGGCAACCGCGAATGCATCGGTCAAGGCGCCGCCAACGTGGTCTGCGGATTGTTTGGCGGGATGGGCGGTTGTGCGATGATTGGCCAATCGTTGATCAACGTCAATTCGGGTGGTCGAGGCCGATTGTCGGGAATCACCGCAGCGGTTTGTCTGCTGATGTTCATCTTGTTTCTATCTCCTTGGATTGAACAGATTCCGATGGCCGCATTGGTCGGGGTGATGTTCATGGTCGTGATTGGAACGTTCGAATGGGCTTCACTGAAAATGTTTCATCGGATGCCAACCAGCGACGTTGCTGTGATGGTGTTGGTTGCCGGTTACACCGTCGTGATGCACGATCTGGCAACCGCGGTTATCTTGGGCGTGATCGTTTCCGCAGTCGTGTTTGCTTGGAAACATGCTGCCAACCTTGGTGCCGACATTTCGATCAACGAGGCTGGCGGCAAGATCTACCAGCTGCACGGCCCACTATTCTTTGCTTCGGTGTCCTCGTTTAAGGATCTATTCGACCCTGCGAACGATCCCGACGATGTGGTTATCGATTTCTACTACACACGCGTGTATGACCAATCGGGACTCGAGGCGATCAACACGCTGGCGGAGAAGTATGAATCGCTGGGCAAACGATTGCACTTGACCCATCTCAGCGCCGAGTGCCGTAGTCTGCTGGACCGCGCCGGCGACTTTGTCGAAGTCAACTTGTCCGAAGACCCTCAGTATCACGTCGCCACGGATCGTCTGGGCTAG
- a CDS encoding peroxiredoxin, with protein sequence MLRSTFAGVTLMLLCWLTTSTAVAKEQGGALDVGDKAPEFSVQDDQGKLWNSADHFGKKVVVLYFYPADMTGGCTAQACGYRDTLADLASQQVEVVGVSGDSVENHQWFKKAHELNFPLLADVDGKVAEKFGVPITRGSKSVKAIIDGSERVLKRDVTAKRWTFVIDRDGKIAYRDDKVQAKQDPAKILDVVKNLE encoded by the coding sequence ATGTTACGCTCCACTTTTGCAGGTGTCACTTTGATGCTTCTGTGTTGGTTGACGACGTCCACGGCGGTCGCCAAAGAGCAAGGCGGCGCGCTGGATGTTGGTGACAAGGCGCCTGAGTTTTCGGTCCAAGACGACCAAGGCAAACTCTGGAATTCGGCTGACCATTTCGGCAAGAAGGTCGTCGTGCTTTATTTCTACCCAGCGGATATGACCGGTGGCTGCACCGCGCAAGCTTGTGGTTATCGTGACACGTTGGCTGACTTGGCGTCGCAACAGGTCGAGGTTGTCGGGGTCAGCGGCGACTCGGTCGAGAACCATCAATGGTTCAAAAAGGCACACGAGTTGAACTTTCCCTTGTTGGCCGACGTGGATGGCAAGGTTGCTGAAAAATTTGGAGTGCCAATCACTCGCGGTTCCAAGTCGGTCAAGGCGATCATCGACGGTAGCGAACGGGTTTTAAAACGCGACGTGACGGCCAAGCGATGGACGTTTGTGATCGATCGCGATGGAAAGATCGCTTACCGGGATGACAAAGTCCAAGCCAAACAGGATCCCGCCAAAATTCTTGACGTCGTCAAAAATCTGGAGTGA
- a CDS encoding Gfo/Idh/MocA family protein, producing the protein MRISLCMIAILFSALTTLAEDTLSIGIIGLDTSHAIAFTKEFNQAPSQPELANCRVVAAYPYGSRDIESSTSRIPKYTEAIKAMDVEIVDSIDVLLKKVDCVLLETNDGKPHLEQALAVFKAGKPVFIDKPVGSNLSEVVAIYRAAKKYDVPMFSSSSLRYISGIDAIQSSDFGDVLGCQTYSPCSLEPSHTDLYWYGIHGVEALYACMGPGCEKVRHESTPQAELAIGQWQDQRLATFRGIKSGKSGYGGIAFGEKKVLPLGDYAGYKPLLVQIAKFFRTHESPVDPAETIELYAFMQAAMESKNQGGQYVSIADVMAKAEQEADALLAE; encoded by the coding sequence ATGAGAATCTCTCTGTGCATGATTGCAATACTTTTTTCCGCCTTGACCACCCTCGCCGAAGACACCTTGTCGATCGGTATCATCGGGCTGGACACTTCCCACGCGATTGCGTTTACGAAGGAGTTTAATCAAGCGCCGTCGCAGCCAGAGTTGGCGAATTGCCGCGTCGTGGCGGCCTATCCCTACGGCAGTCGCGATATCGAATCGAGTACGAGTCGCATCCCCAAATACACCGAAGCCATCAAGGCGATGGATGTCGAAATCGTGGATTCGATCGACGTGTTGCTCAAGAAAGTGGATTGTGTCCTGCTGGAAACCAACGATGGCAAACCGCATTTAGAACAAGCCCTCGCGGTGTTCAAGGCGGGCAAACCGGTCTTTATTGATAAACCGGTCGGATCCAATCTTAGCGAAGTGGTGGCAATCTATCGTGCGGCGAAAAAGTACGACGTTCCGATGTTTTCGAGTTCGTCACTGCGTTACATCAGCGGCATCGACGCGATCCAGTCGTCTGACTTCGGAGACGTTCTTGGATGTCAAACCTACAGCCCTTGTTCACTCGAACCGTCGCATACCGATCTGTATTGGTACGGTATCCACGGCGTCGAGGCTCTCTACGCGTGCATGGGCCCCGGCTGCGAAAAAGTGCGTCACGAATCAACACCCCAAGCGGAACTGGCCATCGGACAATGGCAGGACCAGCGGCTCGCAACGTTTCGCGGAATCAAGTCGGGCAAAAGCGGATATGGCGGAATCGCATTTGGCGAAAAAAAGGTGCTGCCCTTAGGCGATTACGCGGGCTACAAACCGCTGCTGGTGCAAATCGCCAAATTCTTTCGGACTCACGAGTCGCCAGTCGATCCTGCTGAAACGATCGAGCTTTATGCATTCATGCAAGCCGCGATGGAAAGCAAGAACCAAGGCGGTCAATACGTCAGCATCGCCGACGTGATGGCAAAGGCGGAACAAGAAGCCGACGCATTGCTCGCGGAATAA
- a CDS encoding transcriptional regulator, which translates to MPKTIGSTNKLNEDTPVELQEMINAINSLPARYRDAVAPALDRVVECSTRRRRILNLVQEALSQLRLDMKYLIFDLEATRRERDSYREQLEERGQG; encoded by the coding sequence ATGCCTAAGACCATTGGATCGACCAACAAGCTGAACGAAGACACTCCCGTAGAACTGCAAGAGATGATCAACGCGATCAATTCACTTCCTGCACGCTATCGTGACGCAGTCGCTCCGGCCTTGGACCGCGTGGTCGAGTGCAGCACCCGTCGTCGACGCATCTTGAACCTGGTTCAAGAAGCGTTGTCACAGCTTCGCTTGGACATGAAGTATTTGATCTTCGATCTTGAAGCGACTCGCCGCGAACGCGATTCGTACCGCGAGCAGCTCGAAGAACGCGGCCAAGGTTAA